In a single window of the Nicotiana tomentosiformis chromosome 8, ASM39032v3, whole genome shotgun sequence genome:
- the LOC104106404 gene encoding uncharacterized protein, with translation MPSRRASKRKRTEQKEEAEEPKKQQVEKEAEVNESSKKSPVVVFAHGAGSPSTSDWMIRWKEMLSKALNAAEVVTFDYPYMSGGKRRAPPKAEKLVDFHSNIVKEVSAKYPGHPLILAGKSMGSRVSCMVAANGVGASAIVCLGYPLKGAKGATRDELLLQIDVPIMFVQGSKDGLCPLEKLEAVRKKMKCANELYVIDGGDHSFKIGKKHLQLAESTQEEAEKLAVHAIANFVSNHVKEGCFSTT, from the exons ATGCCTAGCCGACGAGCTTCAAAACGCAAGCGTACAGAACAGAAGGAAGAAGCAGAAGAGCCAAAAAAGCAACAAGTAGAAAAAGAAGCAGAAGTGAATGAAAGCTCAAAAAAGTCTCCAGTAGTGGTATTTGCTCATGGTGCTGGTTCTCCTTCCACCTCCGATTGGATGATCAG ATGGAAGGAGATGTTGAGCAAGGCACTGAACGCTGCTGAAGTTGTGACTTTTGACTACccat ATATGTCTGGTGGAAAGAGGAGGGCTCCCCCCAAGGCAGAAAAATTGGTTGATTTTCACTCCAATATTGTCAAAGAGGTGTCTGCTAAATATCCTGGGCATCCGCTGATCTTGGCAGGGAAGTCAATGGGTTCAAG GGTTAGCTGCATGGTAGCTGCTAATGGCGTCGGTGCTTCAGCTATCGTTTGCTTGGGGTACCCATTAAAG GGTGCAAAAGGTGCAACACGAGATGAGTTGCTGTTACAAATTGATGTACCTATTATGTTTGTGCAG GGTAGCAAAGATGGGCTTTGTCCACTGGAGAAGCTGGAAGCTGTAAGAAAGAAAATGAAGTGTGCTAATGAATTATATGTGATTGACGGTGGTGATCACTCCTTCAAAATTGGGAAAAAGCACTTACAGTTGGCTGAGTCCACCCAAGAGGAAGCTGAAAAGCTTGCTGTTCATGCTATTGCAAATTTTGTTTCTAATCACGTGAAAGAGGGGTGCTTTTCAACTACTTAA
- the LOC104106411 gene encoding uncharacterized protein gives MINIITRGDEVHGVTYTAAKMTSMVIVTHGIRVPQVLEGDNRIFDDEDAHGLMIPYNDALIISLLVHYINVKRVVIDPCSSVNIILLRVVNEMQAKDNVIPKTWSLSGFDNSSVVTKGEVVLVTFAEGVVKETKFQVIDAYMAYNIILGRPWIHDMDVVPSTLHQVIKFPSHWGIRQIQGDQQALRSINSMVIANTIANNADAK, from the coding sequence ATGATAAACATCATAACTAGAGGAGATGAAGTCCATGGGGTAACATACACGGCTGCAAAAATGACATCAATGGTCATTGTCACTCACGGGATACGAGTTCCCCAAGTCTTGGAAGGTGACAATAGAATTTTTGATGACGAAGATGCACATGGCTTGATGATTCCTTACAACGATGCACTGAtaatatctttacttgtacaTTATATTAATGTAAAACGAGTTGTAATTGACCCATGTAGCTCAGTAAATATCATTTTGCTGAGAGTGGTAAATGAAATGCAAGCTAAGGATAATGTAATACCAAAGACATGGTCTTTATCTGGATTTGATAATTCAAGCGTCGTTACGAAAGGAGAAGTTGTACTGGTTACGTTTGCAGAAGGAGTCGTCAAAGAGACAAAGTTCCAGGTAATAGACGCGTACATGGCCTATAATATAATCTtgggaaggccatggattcatgatatggatgtTGTCCCATCCACGTTGCACCAAGTTATCAAATTCCCTTCACATTGGGGGATCCGACAAATCCAGGGAGATCAACAGGCTTTACGGAGCATTAATTCAATGGTGATTGCAAATACAATAGCCAACAATGCAGACGCGAAATAG